CGCCGCTCACCAATGCCCCGAGCGCGGCCGCATCGCGCAGGTCACCGCGCACCAGTTCGACACCCGGCGTCGCGGCCAGGTCGCCGGCGCGGGCGGGGTCGCGCACGAGCGCCCGCACGGGCGTCCCCGCCGCCGCCAGCCGCAGGCACAGCGCCCGCCCGATGAAGCCCGTGGCCCCGGTGACCAGCGCCGTCATGCCCCTCTCTCTTTCGCGCTCCACATGCGGCCGCCCGTCACAACCTGCTCCCCGCTCAGGCCGAACTCTCTCATCGCAACCTCGACCGGCAGGGCGCCGAGAAGGGTCCAGATGCAAGGCGCCCGACGATCCGGCGACTGAGGCGGGCTCGTGCCCGCCGCAGGGAGGCGGGAGGAGGGCAACGCCGCAGATGGGCCCTTATCGGCGGCCTGCCCAGGGCTCCGGCCCGGGGGCGCCTGTGAACGGTCATAATGCGCCGGCCGCTTGCTGTGTCCGCTGAGTGTGGCCGGCGCATTGACAGTCGAGCAGCTGATGAATGCTCTCGCGTACTGAGGGCCGCAGGGCGCGACAAAAGTGAACAGGCGCCCCCGGGCCGGAGCCCGACACGTGCACGGTACGGGAACGTGGCCGGGGACGGATGCCCCGGGCTAGACGACGTGGAGCGCGCGCCCCACCTGCTCCATCTTCGCGAGAGCGACATCCACCTGCTCCGGCGTGTGGGTCGCCATCAGGCTCACGCGGAGGATGCACTCGCCCTCGGGGACTGCGGGCGCGACCACCGGGTTGACGAACACGCCCTCGTTCTGCAGCTCCTTGCACATCTTGAAGGCCGTCAGACTGTCGCCGACGCGCACCGGGATGATCGGCGTCTCGGAGGGCCCGATGTCGTAGCCGATCGAGCGCAGCCCCTCGCGCATCCGCGCCGTGATCTCCCAGAGCCGCTCGATGCGCTCGGGCTCGCGCCTCATGATCCGCAGCGCCGCCCGCACCGCCTCGACGTTCGAGGGCGGCATGCTCGCGCTGAAGATCAGCGCGCGCGACTTGTGCTTGAGGTACTCGATCGTGTCCGCGTCCGCCGCGATGAAGCCGCCGAGCGAG
This window of the bacterium genome carries:
- a CDS encoding NAD(P)H-binding protein, with product MTALVTGATGFIGRALCLRLAAAGTPVRALVRDPARAGDLAATPGVELVRGDLRDAAALGALVSG